One genomic segment of Streptococcus salivarius includes these proteins:
- a CDS encoding nucleoside phosphorylase yields MLLTEFDANRQAIINPEDLNEPLEGFPKIAVSCFSRSTFQRMLEMFPHELIYETSMANVAIPIYKLVIDEQELALFNAPVGASACVAILEDIFALGTDKLVLFGTCGVLDKDIKETSIIIPSHALRDEGTSFHYVEASNEIAVNVGVLACFRSYLNERQIPHKEGKVWTTDGIYRETSAKLKARKAARAICVDMECSAVAALAKFRGVEVCHFFYAADHLSEGNWDARNLMNHMDLDEKDKVALLALEFACDWSKP; encoded by the coding sequence ATGCTACTAACTGAATTTGATGCCAATAGACAAGCGATTATCAATCCCGAGGACTTGAATGAGCCTCTTGAGGGGTTTCCTAAAATAGCTGTATCCTGTTTTTCTCGTTCGACCTTTCAACGAATGCTTGAGATGTTTCCTCATGAACTTATCTATGAAACGTCCATGGCGAATGTGGCTATTCCGATATATAAGCTTGTTATTGATGAGCAGGAGTTGGCTCTTTTTAATGCACCTGTAGGTGCCTCTGCCTGTGTGGCTATTTTAGAGGATATTTTTGCTTTGGGAACTGATAAACTGGTGCTCTTTGGGACTTGTGGGGTGCTTGATAAAGATATTAAAGAGACTTCTATTATTATCCCTAGTCATGCTCTTAGAGATGAAGGAACGAGTTTTCACTATGTGGAAGCTAGCAATGAGATTGCGGTAAATGTGGGTGTTTTAGCTTGTTTTCGTTCCTATCTCAATGAGCGTCAGATTCCTCATAAGGAAGGCAAGGTCTGGACAACTGATGGTATTTACCGTGAGACGAGTGCTAAACTCAAAGCTCGAAAGGCAGCAAGGGCCATTTGTGTGGATATGGAGTGCTCTGCAGTTGCAGCTTTAGCAAAGTTTAGAGGTGTTGAGGTCTGCCACTTCTTCTATGCTGCGGATCACCTTTCTGAAGGTAATTGGGACGCTCGTAACCTGATGAATCATATGGACTTGGATGAAAAGGACAAGGTGGCTTTATTAGCTTTGGAGTTTG
- a CDS encoding DUF6773 family protein has translation MMKFKLVNNKVTDEREKALNNKVGAECFYIMIAGTLACLVYSSFFNKGVITSNYLAFPLFIAWIWSIYRSERLSVNTFGGSGMTVLGCLLVTALITLMIMSANYQFNHNVYHNNPLDPRYLMAWPLTYILYIPFVFFMNWALTALGRYERRRLEKQLDDLENED, from the coding sequence ATGATGAAATTTAAGCTTGTTAATAATAAAGTTACAGATGAACGAGAAAAAGCTCTAAATAATAAAGTTGGTGCAGAATGTTTTTACATAATGATTGCTGGGACGCTTGCGTGCTTGGTCTATAGTTCCTTCTTTAACAAGGGGGTTATTACCTCTAATTACTTGGCCTTTCCATTATTTATAGCATGGATTTGGTCTATTTATAGATCTGAACGACTTAGTGTTAACACATTTGGGGGTTCCGGAATGACAGTCTTAGGTTGTTTACTGGTGACTGCGCTTATCACTCTTATGATAATGTCAGCTAACTATCAGTTTAACCACAATGTCTATCATAATAATCCCCTGGATCCTAGATATCTCATGGCTTGGCCACTTACTTATATTTTGTATATTCCCTTTGTCTTTTTTATGAATTGGGCTCTCACAGCACTGGGAAGATATGAGAGAAGACGTCTTGAAAAACAGCTGGACGATTTGGAGAATGAAGACTAA
- a CDS encoding helix-turn-helix transcriptional regulator, whose protein sequence is MAKNLRLKAARAEHDMTQGDLAEAVGATRQTIGLIEAGKYNPSLGLCIAICKTLDRTLDQLFWEN, encoded by the coding sequence GTGGCAAAGAATTTACGCTTAAAAGCAGCTCGAGCAGAGCATGATATGACCCAGGGTGACTTGGCAGAAGCGGTAGGTGCAACAAGACAAACCATAGGGTTGATTGAAGCTGGAAAGTACAATCCCAGCCTAGGTTTATGCATTGCCATTTGCAAGACACTGGACAGGACCTTGGATCAACTGTTTTGGGAGAATTAG
- a CDS encoding rhodanese-related sulfurtransferase encodes MAKPIRVLLYYKYLPIENAEQFAADHLAFCKSIGLKGRILVADEGINGTVSGDYETTQKYMDYVHSLPGMEDLWFKIDEEEEQAFKKMFVRYKKEIVHLGLEDDNFDSDINPLETTGAYLSPKEFKDALLDEDTVVLDTRNDYEYDLGHFRGAIRPDIRNFRELPQWVRDHKEEFMDKRVVVYCTGGVRCEKFSGWMVREGYKDVGQLHGGIATYGKDPEVQGELWDGKMYVFDERIAVDINHVDPVVVGKDWFDGTPCERYVNCGNPFCNRRILASEENEDKYLRGCSHECRVHPRNRYVSENGLRQEEVVERLAAIGESLDVTPA; translated from the coding sequence ATGGCAAAACCTATTCGAGTATTGCTTTATTATAAATACCTTCCCATCGAAAATGCTGAGCAATTTGCGGCTGACCACTTGGCTTTCTGTAAGTCAATCGGTCTGAAAGGACGTATCTTGGTCGCTGACGAGGGAATCAATGGAACGGTTTCTGGTGACTATGAAACCACTCAAAAATACATGGACTACGTTCACAGCCTTCCAGGTATGGAGGACCTTTGGTTCAAGATTGATGAGGAAGAAGAGCAAGCCTTCAAGAAGATGTTTGTTCGTTACAAGAAGGAAATCGTTCACCTTGGTTTAGAGGATGATAACTTTGACAGCGACATCAATCCGCTTGAAACAACGGGTGCTTACTTGTCACCAAAGGAGTTTAAAGACGCCCTTTTAGATGAGGACACTGTTGTCCTCGATACACGTAACGACTATGAGTATGACCTTGGTCACTTCCGTGGAGCCATTCGTCCAGACATTCGTAACTTCCGTGAATTGCCACAATGGGTCCGCGACCATAAAGAAGAGTTCATGGACAAGCGCGTGGTTGTTTACTGTACTGGTGGTGTCCGCTGTGAGAAATTCTCAGGTTGGATGGTCCGTGAAGGCTACAAAGATGTTGGTCAATTGCATGGCGGTATCGCGACTTACGGAAAAGATCCAGAGGTTCAAGGGGAGCTTTGGGATGGTAAGATGTATGTCTTTGACGAGCGTATTGCCGTTGATATCAACCATGTAGACCCTGTCGTTGTCGGTAAGGATTGGTTCGATGGGACGCCTTGCGAACGCTATGTCAACTGCGGTAATCCATTCTGTAACCGTCGTATCCTTGCTTCAGAGGAAAATGAAGATAAATACCTCCGTGGCTGCTCACATGAATGCCGTGTTCACCCACGCAACCGTTATGTCTCTGAAAATGGTTTGAGACAAGAAGAAGTTGTCGAACGTCTTGCGGCAATTGGTGAAAGCTTGGATGTAACCCCTGCTTAA
- a CDS encoding glucosamine-6-phosphate deaminase, which translates to MKKILVKNQVEGGQVAFDLLKESLAAGAQTLGLATGSSPIALYQEMVESDVDFSELYSVNLDEYVGLAPDHEQSYHAFMKAQLFDAKPFKESFLPDGMAEDLEQAAKDYDDVLAQHAIDLQILGIGSNGHIGFNEPGTPFDSQTHVVDLTDSTIEANSRFFASRDQVPTKAISMGIASIMAAKKIILFAYGDKKADAIFKMVKGPVTEEVPASVLQNHPDVTLILDEAAAAKL; encoded by the coding sequence ATGAAAAAGATTTTAGTTAAGAATCAAGTTGAGGGAGGACAAGTTGCCTTTGATCTTCTTAAAGAGAGCCTTGCAGCAGGTGCTCAAACCTTGGGCTTGGCGACAGGTAGTTCACCTATCGCTCTTTACCAAGAGATGGTTGAAAGCGACGTGGATTTTTCGGAGCTTTATAGTGTCAATTTGGATGAGTACGTCGGACTAGCACCAGACCATGAGCAGAGCTATCATGCCTTTATGAAGGCTCAACTCTTTGATGCCAAGCCATTTAAGGAGAGCTTCTTGCCTGACGGTATGGCTGAGGACTTGGAGCAGGCGGCTAAGGATTATGATGACGTCTTGGCACAACATGCCATTGATTTGCAAATCCTAGGAATCGGAAGTAATGGGCATATTGGCTTTAATGAGCCAGGTACACCTTTTGATAGTCAAACTCATGTGGTCGACTTGACGGACAGCACCATTGAAGCCAATAGCCGTTTCTTTGCCAGTCGTGACCAAGTCCCTACGAAGGCTATTTCAATGGGAATTGCTTCCATTATGGCTGCTAAGAAGATTATCTTGTTTGCCTATGGTGACAAGAAGGCAGATGCCATTTTCAAAATGGTCAAGGGTCCTGTGACAGAGGAAGTACCAGCTAGTGTCTTGCAAAATCATCCAGATGTGACTCTTATCTTGGATGAGGCAGCTGCTGCAAAATTGTAA
- the queA gene encoding tRNA preQ1(34) S-adenosylmethionine ribosyltransferase-isomerase QueA, with the protein MNTNDFDFELPEELIAQTPLEQRDASKLLVIDPVTKEMTDTHFDHIIDQLNPGDALVMNNTRVLPARLYGEKPDTHGHVEFLLLKNTQGDQWEVLAKPAKRLKVGAKVSFGDGRLTATVTEELDHGGRIVEFNYDGIFLEVLESLGEMPLPPYIHEKLEDRDRYQTVYAKENGSAAAPTAGLHFTPELLQKIEAKGVKLVYLTLHVGLGTFRPVSVENVDEHEMHSEFYTLSQDAADTLNSVKAAGGRIIAVGTTSIRTLETIGNKYDGQLQADSGWTNIFIKPGYQFTVVDAFSTNFHLPKSTLVMLVSAFAGREFVLDAYKHAVQERYRFFSFGDAMFVTRPAEK; encoded by the coding sequence ATGAATACAAACGATTTTGATTTTGAACTACCAGAGGAACTGATTGCCCAAACCCCATTGGAACAACGTGATGCCTCTAAACTCTTGGTCATTGATCCTGTAACCAAGGAAATGACTGATACCCACTTCGACCACATCATTGACCAGCTTAACCCTGGCGATGCCTTGGTCATGAACAATACGCGCGTGCTTCCTGCCCGCCTCTATGGTGAAAAGCCTGATACCCACGGCCATGTGGAATTTCTCCTTTTGAAAAATACCCAAGGGGATCAATGGGAAGTTTTAGCCAAACCAGCCAAACGCCTTAAAGTAGGTGCTAAAGTCAGTTTTGGTGATGGCCGTTTGACTGCCACTGTTACTGAGGAACTAGATCACGGTGGACGAATCGTAGAATTTAACTACGACGGTATCTTCCTTGAGGTTTTGGAAAGCTTGGGTGAGATGCCATTGCCACCTTATATCCATGAAAAATTGGAAGACCGCGACCGTTACCAAACAGTCTATGCCAAGGAAAATGGCTCTGCCGCTGCTCCAACAGCTGGCCTCCATTTCACTCCTGAATTACTTCAAAAGATTGAAGCTAAAGGCGTAAAATTGGTCTACCTCACCCTCCACGTTGGACTGGGAACCTTCCGACCTGTTTCTGTTGAGAATGTCGACGAACATGAGATGCACTCAGAGTTTTACACCCTCAGTCAAGACGCTGCCGATACCCTTAATAGCGTCAAAGCCGCTGGAGGCCGCATCATTGCAGTAGGAACTACTTCAATACGAACACTTGAGACAATCGGCAATAAATACGATGGTCAACTCCAAGCCGACTCAGGCTGGACTAATATCTTTATCAAACCAGGCTACCAATTCACAGTCGTAGACGCCTTTTCAACCAACTTCCACCTTCCAAAATCAACTTTGGTCATGTTGGTTTCAGCCTTTGCTGGCCGTGAATTTGTCCTCGATGCCTACAAACACGCCGTCCAAGAACGCTACCGCTTCTTCAGTTTCGGAGATGCCATGTTCGTCACACGACCTGCTGAGAAATAA
- a CDS encoding ABC transporter ATP-binding protein, with product MKNNKKKTNHSSSFGRLWSYLQAYRFPLYLAIFLKIVSVIMSVIEPVVIGLAITELTKNTLDIIKGVEGAHINVSYVGLVLVVYLLRGLIYELAAYYSNYFMTNAVQATVQDMRNEMTDKINRTSVSYFDKHQFGDLLGRFTSDVETVSNALQQSFLQIVNAVFTLVLVIGTVLYLNLQLGAIVVVTIPITFFGARFIMSKSQPYFKQQADALGTLNGFVQENLTGFNVLKLFGREDRSLDDFKEITEDLQKVGFKANFISGLMMPVLNGLSDLTYLIVAVLGGLQVLAGRLTIGNMQAFVQYVWQINQPIQNLTQLAGQLQSAKSSLDRIFQLMDEPDEANDATEVLEGDLTGQVSFKHVDFQYVADKPLIRDFNLEVNPGEMVAIVGPTGAGKSTIINLLMRFYDVTAGSISVDGHDIRNLSRQDYRKQFGMVLQDAWLFEGTIKENLRFGNLEATDEEIVEAAKAANVDHFIRTLPGGYNMEMNQESSNISLGQKQLLTIARALLADPKILILDEATSSVDTRLELLIQKAMKTLMQGRTSFVIAHRLSTIQEADKILVLKDGQIIEQGNHESLLADKGFYYDLYNSQFAEK from the coding sequence ATGAAGAATAATAAAAAGAAAACAAACCATTCCTCAAGTTTTGGCCGTCTTTGGTCATACTTGCAGGCTTATCGTTTCCCACTTTACCTAGCCATTTTCTTGAAAATTGTTAGTGTCATCATGAGTGTCATTGAACCCGTAGTCATTGGTTTAGCTATTACAGAGCTGACCAAAAATACGCTGGATATCATTAAGGGGGTAGAAGGCGCCCATATCAATGTATCCTATGTTGGTTTGGTTCTGGTTGTTTATCTCTTGCGTGGTCTTATTTATGAGTTGGCTGCCTACTATTCCAACTATTTCATGACCAATGCTGTGCAAGCAACGGTTCAAGATATGCGAAATGAGATGACCGATAAAATCAATCGTACCTCAGTGTCATACTTTGATAAGCACCAGTTTGGGGACCTCTTGGGCCGCTTTACTAGTGACGTTGAGACAGTATCTAATGCCTTGCAGCAGTCATTCTTGCAGATTGTTAATGCCGTCTTTACTCTAGTCTTAGTTATTGGAACAGTGCTTTACCTTAATCTTCAATTGGGAGCTATAGTTGTCGTCACTATTCCCATTACTTTCTTTGGTGCCCGTTTTATCATGAGTAAGTCTCAACCTTACTTTAAGCAGCAGGCTGATGCTCTAGGTACTCTTAATGGTTTTGTTCAGGAAAATCTGACTGGTTTCAATGTGCTTAAACTTTTTGGCCGTGAGGATAGATCTTTAGACGACTTTAAAGAGATTACGGAAGACCTTCAGAAGGTAGGTTTTAAGGCCAATTTCATTTCAGGCCTCATGATGCCTGTCCTTAATGGTTTATCTGACTTGACCTATCTCATTGTCGCTGTTCTAGGTGGTTTGCAAGTTTTGGCTGGTCGCTTGACGATTGGTAATATGCAGGCCTTTGTTCAGTACGTTTGGCAGATTAATCAACCTATTCAGAACTTGACTCAGTTAGCTGGACAATTGCAGAGTGCTAAGTCTTCTTTGGACCGTATTTTCCAACTGATGGATGAACCAGACGAGGCTAATGATGCTACTGAAGTGCTTGAAGGAGATTTGACCGGTCAGGTTAGCTTTAAGCATGTAGACTTCCAGTATGTGGCTGATAAACCTTTGATTCGTGACTTTAATCTTGAAGTCAATCCTGGCGAAATGGTCGCTATTGTCGGCCCAACTGGTGCCGGAAAATCAACGATTATCAATCTTCTCATGCGTTTCTATGATGTGACGGCTGGTTCTATCTCGGTTGATGGTCATGATATTCGTAACTTATCACGTCAGGATTATCGTAAACAGTTTGGTATGGTGCTTCAGGATGCTTGGCTCTTTGAAGGAACTATCAAGGAAAATCTTCGTTTTGGTAATCTTGAGGCAACTGATGAAGAAATTGTTGAAGCCGCTAAGGCTGCCAATGTGGACCACTTTATCCGTACGCTACCTGGCGGTTACAACATGGAAATGAACCAGGAATCAAGTAACATTTCACTGGGACAAAAGCAACTTTTGACCATTGCGCGTGCGCTTTTGGCTGATCCTAAAATCTTGATTTTGGACGAGGCAACCTCATCAGTTGATACCCGTCTGGAACTCTTGATTCAAAAGGCTATGAAGACTCTCATGCAGGGTCGAACAAGCTTTGTCATTGCTCACCGTCTGTCAACTATCCAAGAGGCAGACAAGATTTTGGTCCTTAAAGATGGTCAAATCATCGAACAAGGGAACCATGAATCCCTTCTTGCAGATAAAGGCTTCTATTACGATTTGTATAATAGCCAGTTTGCAGAGAAATAA
- a CDS encoding ABC transporter ATP-binding protein codes for MAYIWSYLRRYPKWLAMNFTAAILFVIANLGLPTVLARMIDEGINRGDVDKLYAYAWVMFGVVLTGIVGRILLSYAVGKLTTTMVQVMRNDIYAKLQEYSHYEYEQIGVSSLVTRITSDAFVLMQFADQVLKLGVITPLMMVSSVFLILTTSPSLAWIVAISLPFLAVVVWYVAVKTRPLSEKQQATLDKINQYARENLTGLRVIRAFAREDFQEKKFASENAVYADNSNKLFKLTGLTEPLFVQIIIAMIVAIVWFALEPLGSGTLAIGDLVAFIEYSFHALLSFLFLANLFTMYPRTAVSSERLQEIMDMPISINPNEDGVTETETKGYLEFDNVTFAYPGETESPVLHNISFKAKPGETIAFIGSTGSGKSSLVQLIPRFYDVTLGRILVDGVDVRDYNLKALRRKIGFIPQKALLFTGTIGENIRYGKENASHEELNQATDVAQAKEFIESKEERYDSHLAEGGSNLSGGQKQRLSIARAVVKRPDLYIFDDSFSALDYKTDATLRRRLKEVTQDATVLIVAQRVGTIMDADQIIVLDEGEIVGRGRHEELMESNDIYREIANSQLNQKSLTED; via the coding sequence ATGGCTTATATTTGGTCTTATCTCAGACGTTATCCTAAGTGGCTAGCAATGAATTTTACGGCGGCCATTTTATTTGTTATTGCTAACTTGGGTTTGCCGACGGTTCTTGCCAGAATGATTGATGAGGGAATAAACCGTGGTGATGTTGATAAGCTTTACGCTTATGCTTGGGTCATGTTTGGTGTAGTTTTGACTGGGATTGTTGGTCGTATACTTCTGTCCTATGCGGTTGGTAAGTTGACCACTACTATGGTGCAAGTCATGCGTAATGACATTTATGCTAAGCTTCAGGAGTATTCCCACTACGAGTATGAGCAGATTGGGGTATCCTCTTTGGTGACTCGTATTACATCAGATGCTTTTGTGCTTATGCAGTTTGCGGATCAGGTTCTTAAGCTAGGGGTTATCACTCCTTTGATGATGGTTTCCAGTGTCTTTTTGATTTTGACGACAAGTCCATCTTTGGCTTGGATTGTGGCAATCTCCTTGCCTTTCCTAGCCGTAGTAGTCTGGTATGTGGCGGTAAAAACGCGTCCGCTTTCTGAAAAACAACAGGCAACTCTCGACAAGATTAACCAGTATGCTCGTGAAAATCTGACTGGACTTCGTGTCATCCGAGCTTTCGCTAGAGAAGATTTTCAAGAGAAGAAGTTCGCTTCTGAAAATGCTGTCTATGCGGATAATTCAAACAAGCTCTTTAAATTAACTGGTTTGACCGAGCCACTTTTTGTGCAAATCATCATCGCTATGATTGTGGCAATTGTTTGGTTTGCTCTTGAGCCATTAGGTTCTGGGACTTTAGCAATCGGTGACTTGGTTGCTTTTATTGAGTACAGCTTCCATGCACTATTGTCCTTCCTTTTCCTAGCCAATCTCTTTACCATGTATCCTCGTACAGCGGTATCTAGTGAACGTCTGCAGGAAATTATGGACATGCCGATTTCTATCAATCCAAATGAAGATGGCGTGACAGAAACCGAGACTAAGGGATATTTGGAATTTGACAATGTGACCTTTGCCTATCCTGGTGAAACTGAAAGTCCTGTCCTACACAACATTTCTTTCAAGGCAAAACCTGGTGAAACCATTGCCTTTATCGGATCAACGGGTTCAGGAAAATCATCACTTGTACAGTTGATTCCACGCTTTTATGATGTAACACTTGGACGCATTCTTGTTGATGGTGTAGATGTCCGTGATTACAATCTTAAGGCTCTTCGTCGTAAGATTGGCTTTATTCCACAAAAAGCTCTACTCTTTACTGGAACTATCGGTGAAAATATCCGTTATGGTAAGGAAAATGCCAGTCATGAAGAATTGAATCAAGCTACTGATGTGGCTCAAGCCAAGGAATTTATCGAAAGTAAGGAAGAACGCTATGATTCTCATTTGGCTGAGGGTGGTAGCAACCTTTCTGGTGGACAGAAGCAGCGTTTGTCAATTGCACGTGCGGTGGTTAAACGTCCTGATCTTTATATCTTTGATGATTCCTTCTCTGCCTTGGACTACAAGACTGATGCGACCTTGCGCCGTCGTCTAAAAGAAGTGACTCAAGATGCGACAGTCCTGATTGTAGCCCAACGTGTGGGAACTATCATGGATGCTGATCAAATCATTGTTTTGGATGAAGGTGAAATCGTTGGTCGTGGCCGTCATGAAGAGCTTATGGAAAGCAATGATATTTACCGTGAAATTGCTAATTCACAATTGAATCAAAAGAGTCTTACGGAAGACTAG
- a CDS encoding BCCT family transporter: MVKYSKITKVFQLSLVIIFILVLLGLFVPQQFQNISFYLKNLLTTSVGWFYLLLVTGILIFCVFLIVSPIGQIRLGNPTSRPEHSTTSWIAMMFSAGMGIGLVFYGAAEPLSHFAISTPNAEIGSADALADAFRFTFFHWGFHAWAVYALVGLSLAYFGFRKREKYQLSVVFKPLFGKYADGPIATIIDTITIIATVIGVATTLGFGASQINGGLSYVFGIPNNSLVQVIIIIIATILFLISALSGLGKGVKILSNTNLILAIVLLAGVIVLGPTVKIFDTMTDSIGLYFQNFFRMSFRAAAFDETKRAWINQWTIFYWAWWISWSPFVGVFIARISKGRTIREFLTVVLLAPTVLSFIWFSAFGTLSTSLQDSGVNLIRFATEEILFASFNEYPLGSVLSLLAIILVLTFFVTSADSATYVLAMLSEDGNLNPSNRKKVIWGVMLALIAIALMFSGGLTALQNTLIIVAFPFSIVLVLMMWSLMKELYHEKEQMGLAITPDRYPEKNQPFKSYEEN, translated from the coding sequence ATGGTGAAGTATTCTAAAATAACAAAAGTTTTTCAGCTTTCACTCGTCATCATATTTATTTTAGTCTTGTTAGGGCTCTTTGTTCCCCAGCAGTTTCAAAATATTAGTTTTTACTTAAAAAATCTCTTAACAACTAGTGTTGGCTGGTTTTACTTGTTATTGGTTACGGGGATTTTAATTTTTTGTGTCTTTTTAATTGTAAGTCCGATAGGGCAGATTCGCTTGGGTAATCCCACGAGTCGGCCAGAGCATTCGACGACGTCATGGATTGCTATGATGTTTTCTGCTGGAATGGGGATTGGTCTGGTCTTTTATGGGGCAGCAGAGCCTTTGAGTCACTTTGCTATCTCGACGCCCAATGCAGAAATAGGCAGTGCGGATGCTCTCGCAGATGCTTTTCGTTTTACTTTTTTTCACTGGGGATTTCATGCTTGGGCGGTCTATGCCCTGGTGGGATTGTCTTTGGCTTATTTTGGCTTTCGTAAACGGGAGAAATATCAGCTCTCAGTCGTCTTTAAGCCTCTTTTTGGAAAATATGCGGACGGACCAATAGCAACCATTATCGATACCATCACCATTATTGCGACAGTGATTGGGGTAGCGACAACGCTCGGCTTTGGTGCCTCACAAATCAATGGTGGTCTCTCCTATGTCTTTGGTATTCCTAATAATAGTCTTGTGCAAGTCATCATTATCATCATTGCGACAATTCTTTTTCTTATTTCTGCCTTATCAGGTTTAGGAAAGGGTGTTAAAATCCTATCTAATACAAACTTGATTTTAGCTATTGTCTTGCTTGCTGGAGTCATAGTTTTGGGGCCAACGGTTAAGATATTTGACACCATGACAGACTCTATCGGCCTTTATTTTCAAAACTTCTTCCGTATGAGTTTTCGGGCGGCGGCTTTTGATGAGACCAAGCGGGCTTGGATTAACCAATGGACCATTTTTTACTGGGCATGGTGGATTTCCTGGTCACCTTTTGTGGGCGTCTTTATTGCCCGTATCTCAAAAGGTCGGACTATTCGCGAATTTTTGACAGTAGTGCTTTTGGCACCAACAGTCCTTAGTTTTATCTGGTTTTCTGCTTTTGGTACCTTATCTACTTCACTACAAGATTCGGGGGTTAATTTGATACGTTTTGCCACAGAAGAAATTCTTTTTGCCTCTTTTAATGAATATCCTCTGGGAAGTGTCCTTTCACTCCTGGCAATTATTTTAGTTTTAACCTTCTTTGTGACCTCGGCGGATTCTGCCACCTATGTTTTGGCCATGTTGTCTGAAGATGGCAATCTAAATCCAAGTAATCGTAAAAAGGTGATTTGGGGTGTCATGCTGGCCTTGATTGCTATTGCACTCATGTTTTCTGGTGGATTGACAGCTTTACAAAACACGCTCATTATTGTCGCTTTTCCATTTTCTATAGTACTAGTGTTGATGATGTGGTCGCTTATGAAAGAGTTATATCACGAAAAAGAGCAAATGGGACTCGCCATTACACCAGACCGATATCCTGAGAAGAATCAACCGTTTAAATCTTATGAGGAAAATTAG
- the rplL gene encoding 50S ribosomal protein L7/L12: protein MALNIENIIAEIKEASILELNDLVKAIKEEFGVTAAAPVAAAAAGAADAGAAKDSFDVELTSAGDKKVGVIKVVREITGEGLKEAKAIVDGAPSVLKEGVAAAEAEEIKAKLEEAGASVTLK, encoded by the coding sequence ATGGCATTGAACATTGAAAACATTATTGCTGAAATTAAAGAAGCTTCAATCCTTGAATTGAACGACCTTGTAAAAGCTATCAAAGAAGAGTTTGGCGTAACTGCTGCTGCTCCTGTAGCTGCTGCTGCAGCTGGTGCTGCTGACGCTGGTGCTGCTAAAGATTCATTCGACGTTGAGTTGACATCTGCAGGCGACAAAAAAGTTGGCGTTATCAAAGTTGTACGTGAAATCACAGGCGAAGGTCTTAAAGAAGCTAAAGCTATCGTTGACGGTGCACCATCAGTTCTTAAAGAAGGTGTTGCTGCAGCTGAAGCTGAAGAAATCAAAGCTAAACTTGAAGAAGCTGGAGCTTCAGTTACTCTTAAATAA
- the rplJ gene encoding 50S ribosomal protein L10 produces the protein MSEAIIAKKAEQVAIVAEKMKAAASIVVVDSRGLTVDQDTVLRRNLRESGVEFKVIKNSILTRAAEEAGLEDLKGLFVGPSAVAFSNEDVIAPAKVISEFAKDAEALEIKGGVVDGAFTSVEEINALASLPNKEGMLSMLLSVLQAPVRNVAYAVKAVAESKEDGAA, from the coding sequence ATGAGTGAAGCTATTATTGCTAAGAAAGCTGAACAGGTTGCGATTGTCGCTGAGAAAATGAAAGCAGCAGCATCTATCGTTGTTGTTGACTCTCGTGGACTTACAGTTGACCAAGATACAGTTCTTCGTCGTAATCTTCGTGAATCAGGCGTTGAATTTAAAGTTATCAAAAACTCAATCTTGACTCGTGCAGCTGAAGAAGCAGGTCTTGAAGACCTTAAAGGACTCTTCGTTGGTCCATCTGCCGTAGCATTCTCAAACGAAGATGTTATCGCACCAGCGAAAGTTATTAGCGAATTTGCTAAAGACGCAGAAGCTCTTGAAATCAAAGGTGGTGTTGTTGACGGCGCGTTCACTTCAGTCGAAGAAATCAACGCTCTTGCATCACTTCCAAACAAAGAAGGTATGCTTTCTATGCTCCTTTCTGTACTTCAAGCGCCAGTGCGCAACGTTGCATACGCTGTCAAAGCGGTTGCAGAAAGCAAAGAAGACGGTGCTGCGTAA